In Tachysurus fulvidraco isolate hzauxx_2018 chromosome 1, HZAU_PFXX_2.0, whole genome shotgun sequence, a single window of DNA contains:
- the fis1 gene encoding mitochondrial fission 1 protein isoform X2 produces the protein MRFEKKYKSELSKGAVSKDTKFEYAWCLVRSKYTNDIKKGIVLLEELVQKSSKDDQRDYLFYLAVANYKLKDYERALKYVRILLQNEPGNKQASELEKLIEQALKKDGLVGMAIVGGIGLGVAGLAGLIGLAVAKSGKS, from the exons ATG AGGTTcgagaaaaaatacaaatcggAACTGTCGAAGGGAGCCGTGTCTAAAGACACCAAATTTGAGTATGCATGGTGTTTGGTCAGAAGTAAATATACAAACGACATAAAGAAAGGGATTGTGCTATTGGAGG AGCTGGTACAGAAGAGCTCAAAGGATGACCAGAGAGattatctgttttatttggCTGTTGCAAACTACAAACTTAAG GATTATGAGAGAGCCCTAAAGTACGTTCGCATTTTGCTTCAGAATGAACCTGGAAATAAGCAGGCCAGTGAGTTGGAAAAACTCATCGAACAGGCACTAAAGAaag aCGGCCTGGTTGGCATGGCTATTGTCGGAGGCATCGGCTTGGGTGTGGCAGGATTAGCAGGACTGATTGGGTTGGCTGTGGCCAAATCTGGGAAGTCCTAA
- the fis1 gene encoding mitochondrial fission 1 protein isoform X1, with protein sequence MEAVVADVVAPEDLLRFEKKYKSELSKGAVSKDTKFEYAWCLVRSKYTNDIKKGIVLLEELVQKSSKDDQRDYLFYLAVANYKLKDYERALKYVRILLQNEPGNKQASELEKLIEQALKKDGLVGMAIVGGIGLGVAGLAGLIGLAVAKSGKS encoded by the exons ATGGAAGCGGTGGTGGCTGATGTCGTAGCTCCGGAGGATTTACTG AGGTTcgagaaaaaatacaaatcggAACTGTCGAAGGGAGCCGTGTCTAAAGACACCAAATTTGAGTATGCATGGTGTTTGGTCAGAAGTAAATATACAAACGACATAAAGAAAGGGATTGTGCTATTGGAGG AGCTGGTACAGAAGAGCTCAAAGGATGACCAGAGAGattatctgttttatttggCTGTTGCAAACTACAAACTTAAG GATTATGAGAGAGCCCTAAAGTACGTTCGCATTTTGCTTCAGAATGAACCTGGAAATAAGCAGGCCAGTGAGTTGGAAAAACTCATCGAACAGGCACTAAAGAaag aCGGCCTGGTTGGCATGGCTATTGTCGGAGGCATCGGCTTGGGTGTGGCAGGATTAGCAGGACTGATTGGGTTGGCTGTGGCCAAATCTGGGAAGTCCTAA
- the snx15 gene encoding sorting nexin-15 isoform X1 encodes MSRKTKKEEYYRFFTVTEPRTHEKGHTEYKVTARVSILQASYLQSLAAISSISLGFDRIMRGVFGVCVWRLLSRFVSKKRPEDVKEVVVWKRYTELKKLHGELTYTHRNLFRRQEEFPSFPRAQLFGRFDEAVIEERRNAAEAMLHFTTNIPALYNSPQLKEFFRGGEVRRPLDQCITSSTALPPPLIPLPNGDTGLGAEEETGREAPILTQELESTLDDKELCEPEMAVEALSNMEISPVEEIHIEKEEAEANFCTDQPTIAPSSEPPGSPVEQSEFDSLFDGVLEEPVDGAQPLLSDNDLAIFDPCAKEDQGCGSPDHSELLSLKMTTQDGEKCGKEADYVSQATSEMTAAQESEKEGDYSTAVMRYRTAVEILMKGLQGDVDPQQRDAVKRRVAECLEHAERLLSSQTPTQQHNT; translated from the exons ATGTCTAGGAAGACTAAGAAAGAGGAATACTACCGTTTCTTCACCGTCACAGAGCCACGTACACACGAGAAAGGGCACACGGAATATAAAGTAACAGCGAGGGTCAGTATCCTGCAGGCTAGTTATCTACAGTCTTTAGCTGCTATTTCATCTATTTCTCTCGGATTTGATCGAATAATGCGCGGCGTCTTTGGCGTATGTGTGTGGCGTCTTCTATCTCGA TTTGTATCAAAGAAGAGACCAGAGGATGTGAAAGAA GTAGTGGTGTGGAAACGGTATACTGAGTTGAAGAAGCTGCATGGAGAGCTGACTTACACTCATAGGAACCTGTTCCGAAGACAAGAAGAGTTTCCCTCATTTCCCCGAGCCCAGCTCTTTG GTAGGTTTGATGAGGCCGTGATTGAGGAGCGGAGGAATGCAGCTGAAGCTATGCTACACTTCACTACAAACATTCCTGCATTGTACAACAGTCCTCAGCTCAAAGAATTCTTTAGG GGAGGAGAGGTGAGAAGACCATTAGATCAATGCATCACTTCTTCTACAGCTCTACCTCCCCCTCTCATCCCATTACCGAATGGGGACACTGGTCTGGGAGCTGAAgaggagacagggagagaggcGCCGATCTTGACCCAGGAACTTGAATCTACATTGGATGATAAGGAGCTCTGTGAACCTGAGATGGCAGTGGAGGCTCTCAGTAACATGGAGATCAGCCCAGTAGAAGAGATACATATAGAGAAAGAGGAAGCAGAAGCAAATTTCTGCACAGACCAACCAACCATAG ctcCCAGTTCAGAGCCTCCTGGATCTCCAGTTGAACAATCAGAGTTTGATTCACTCTTCGACGGTGTATTGGAGGAGCCTGTAGATGGTGCACAACCCCTTCTCTCAGACAATGACCTAGCCATCTTTGATCCATGTGCTAAAGAAG ATCAGGGTTGTGGATCTCCTGATCACTCTGAGCTCCTGTCCCTCAAAATGACCACTCAGGATGGTGAAAAGTGTGGGAAGGAGGCAGACTATGTGAGCCAGGCAACCAGCGAGATGACTGCAGCCcaggagagtgagaaagagggagacTACAGCACAGCTGTAATGCGGTACAGAACAGCAGTGGAAATCCTCATGAAAGGATTGCAAG GAGATGTGGATCCTCAGCAAAGGGATGCAGTGAAGAGGAGGGTAGCTGAGTGCCTCGAGCATGCAGAGCGACTGCTCTCTTCACAGACTCCTACTCAACAGCACAACACgtag
- the snx15 gene encoding sorting nexin-15 isoform X2 — translation MSRKTKKEEYYRFFTVTEPRTHEKGHTEYKVTARFVSKKRPEDVKEVVVWKRYTELKKLHGELTYTHRNLFRRQEEFPSFPRAQLFGRFDEAVIEERRNAAEAMLHFTTNIPALYNSPQLKEFFRGGEVRRPLDQCITSSTALPPPLIPLPNGDTGLGAEEETGREAPILTQELESTLDDKELCEPEMAVEALSNMEISPVEEIHIEKEEAEANFCTDQPTIAPSSEPPGSPVEQSEFDSLFDGVLEEPVDGAQPLLSDNDLAIFDPCAKEDQGCGSPDHSELLSLKMTTQDGEKCGKEADYVSQATSEMTAAQESEKEGDYSTAVMRYRTAVEILMKGLQGDVDPQQRDAVKRRVAECLEHAERLLSSQTPTQQHNT, via the exons ATGTCTAGGAAGACTAAGAAAGAGGAATACTACCGTTTCTTCACCGTCACAGAGCCACGTACACACGAGAAAGGGCACACGGAATATAAAGTAACAGCGAGG TTTGTATCAAAGAAGAGACCAGAGGATGTGAAAGAA GTAGTGGTGTGGAAACGGTATACTGAGTTGAAGAAGCTGCATGGAGAGCTGACTTACACTCATAGGAACCTGTTCCGAAGACAAGAAGAGTTTCCCTCATTTCCCCGAGCCCAGCTCTTTG GTAGGTTTGATGAGGCCGTGATTGAGGAGCGGAGGAATGCAGCTGAAGCTATGCTACACTTCACTACAAACATTCCTGCATTGTACAACAGTCCTCAGCTCAAAGAATTCTTTAGG GGAGGAGAGGTGAGAAGACCATTAGATCAATGCATCACTTCTTCTACAGCTCTACCTCCCCCTCTCATCCCATTACCGAATGGGGACACTGGTCTGGGAGCTGAAgaggagacagggagagaggcGCCGATCTTGACCCAGGAACTTGAATCTACATTGGATGATAAGGAGCTCTGTGAACCTGAGATGGCAGTGGAGGCTCTCAGTAACATGGAGATCAGCCCAGTAGAAGAGATACATATAGAGAAAGAGGAAGCAGAAGCAAATTTCTGCACAGACCAACCAACCATAG ctcCCAGTTCAGAGCCTCCTGGATCTCCAGTTGAACAATCAGAGTTTGATTCACTCTTCGACGGTGTATTGGAGGAGCCTGTAGATGGTGCACAACCCCTTCTCTCAGACAATGACCTAGCCATCTTTGATCCATGTGCTAAAGAAG ATCAGGGTTGTGGATCTCCTGATCACTCTGAGCTCCTGTCCCTCAAAATGACCACTCAGGATGGTGAAAAGTGTGGGAAGGAGGCAGACTATGTGAGCCAGGCAACCAGCGAGATGACTGCAGCCcaggagagtgagaaagagggagacTACAGCACAGCTGTAATGCGGTACAGAACAGCAGTGGAAATCCTCATGAAAGGATTGCAAG GAGATGTGGATCCTCAGCAAAGGGATGCAGTGAAGAGGAGGGTAGCTGAGTGCCTCGAGCATGCAGAGCGACTGCTCTCTTCACAGACTCCTACTCAACAGCACAACACgtag
- the prox3 gene encoding prospero homeobox 3, which translates to MDCPSDLFQQQPSQVCHFDLYHSPSESTSTGPLVSPLLHPNSASQRWGGYRQGQCLFSDMPTQEEEQEVDADRFGRKSATGGTPIPQYRIGDRRRGSGDWSQDLLRVKQLRVDSSVKREAEAERDGHRGRRSVAQLESAEKSAEERGRRKKSREGRQRQRRELKLQLEETRGKLLELQRKVWQVYGEHHVEEEKGGEGDDGVMDETAEMFSEGETDDHLSSGLYPPLGVNEKKHESTGSQNSELFHEPPVDLDLDMELDGGGVWLGCSLVHGEWENVGGSEKFAQALKQELSSAVARVIDRVLHLYAETNQTPPSSAMLSQEIPTSRAIDPDKKHRPGMAVNMTEQAEALPLVAKRAQEKRHPLIQGRQKNLLMPQANSSLPLLPQPHLSALLPPRSKDSFLQSCPPNPPPLPLPLLHYTMQHLFTRSLSSMPLHKDGLHNEPFMDFRSHNPSFPPLPLLGQLNPPLGDRGRDEGMRVGIDGGDSALYLGPGASQEGLSPCHLKKAKLMFFYTRYPSSNTLKTYFPDVKFNRCVTSQLIKWFSNFREFFYIQMERFARQAAREGPVTARERGLRLSRNSELFRILNMHYNKSNDYQVPDRFVEVSEVALREFFTAIQSGRDTDPCWKKSIYKIICKLDSPVPDSFRLPGCPMDTHRMV; encoded by the exons ATGGATTGCCCTTCAGATCTTTTCCAGCAGCAGCCGTCCCAGGTGTGCCACTTTGATCTGTACCACAGTCCATCAGAGTCAACCTCTACTGGCCCCCTCGTTTCTCCTCTTCTGCACCCCAACAGTGCCTCCCAGAGGTGGGGTGGATATCGGCAGGGACAGTGCTTATTCTCAGATATGCCAACAcaggaggaggaacaggaggtGGATGCGGACAGGTTTGGTAGAAAATCAGCTACAGGAGGAACCCCAATTCCGCAGTACCGAATTGGAGATAGGAGAAGAGGTTCTGGTGACTGGAGTCAGGACCTTCTCAGAGTGAAGCAACTTAGAGTGGACAGTTCTGTAAAAAGAGAAGCAGAAGCAGAAAGAGACGGGCATAGAGGTAGGAGGAGTGTAGCTCAATTGGAAAGTGCAGAGAAGAGTGCAGAGGAAAGAGGGCGGAGGAAGAAGAGCAGGGAGGGAAGACAGCGGCAACGGCGTGAGCTGAAACTCCAATTAGAGGAAACCAGAGGGAAGCTGCTAGAGCTTCAGCGCAAAGTGTGGCAAGTATATGGAGAACATCATGTGGAAGAAGAGAAAGGCGGAGAAGGAGATGACGGAGTGATGGATGAAACAGCAGAGATGTTCTCTGAAGGAGAAACAGATGATCATCTCAGCAGTGGGTTGTATCCTCCCCTGGGtgttaatgaaaaaaaacatgaaagtaCAGGGAGTCAGAATTCTGAATTGTTTCATGAACCTCCTGTGGATTTGGACCTTGACATGGAACTTGATGGAGGTGGAGTGTGGCTAGGTTGCAGTCTGGTACATGGGGAGTGGGAGAATGTAGGTGGCAGTGAAAAATTTGCCCAGGCTCTTAAGCAGGAGCTGTCCAGTGCAGTAGCCCGAGTTATTGACAGGGTTCTCCATCTCTATGCTGAAACTAACCAAACACCACCATCCAGTGCAATGCTATCACAGGAGATTCCCACTAGTAGGGCAATAGACCCAGACAAGAAGCATAGGCCTGGGATGGCTGTCAATATGACAGAACAAGCTGAAGCACTGCCACTGGTTGCAAAGAGAGCTCAAGAGAAAAGGCACCCCCTAATTCAAGGCAGACAAAAGAACCTCCTGATGCCTCAGGCTAACTCCAGCTTACCCCTCTTACCCCAGCCTCATCTTTCTGCACTCTTACCACCAAGGAGCAAAGACTCCTTCCTGCAGTCCTGCCCTCCAAATCCTCCTCCGCTGCCCCTACCTCTTCTCCATTACACCATGCAACACCTCTTTACTCGTTCGCTTTCTAGTATGCCGCTCCACAAAGACGGGCTCCACAATGAACCCTTCATGGACTTTCGCTCACACAACCCCTCATTCCCTCCCCTGCCTCTGCTTGGCCAGTTAAACCCACCTCTtggagatagagggagagatgaGGGGATGAGAGTAGGAATTGATGGAGGAGATTCAGCTCTTTATCTTGGTCCTGGGGca TCTCAGGAGGGCCTTTCTCCATGTCATCTGAAGAAAGCCAAGCTAATGTTCTTCTACACACGCTACCCCAGCTCCAACACACTCAAGACTTACTTCCCTGATGTCAAG TTTAACCGCTGCGTCACCTCTCAGCTCATTAAGTGGTTTAGTAACTTCCGGGAGTTCTTCTACATTCAGATGGAGCGCTTTGCACGTCAGGCAGCTCGTGAGGGTCCTGTCACAGCCAGAGAGAGGGGACTGCGTCTGAGCCGAAACTCTGAGCTCTTTCGCATTCTGAACATGCACTACAACAAGAGCAATGACTACCAG GTTCCGGATAGGTTTGTGGAGGTGTCTGAAGTGGCACTACGGGAGTTCTTCACTGCTATCCAGAGCGGACGTGATACTGACCCCTGCTGGAAAAAATCCATCTACAAAATCATCTGCAAACTCGACAGCCCTGTGCCTGACAGCTTCCGCTTGCCAGGCTGCCCCATGGACACACACCGCATGGTTTAA
- the tmem179ba gene encoding transmembrane protein 179B, which yields MALPRLLLLLELAFYACCFICGIITAASVTLSQGDFSGKCLLYGSVRLNASEIDVSWSSASSLCYFVSGISVCVAVFCFSTTLYWVYSCCVDGEVKRERIWMTSLLLVSAVFLFFLLVTGCILKVGRDKFCESVIKTVPNISRCDAAQSQKWKSPLIGSSFYIKLLNAETAVWVNFFSWIIVVVLVVVQRRWGSDYNTRIEDPGASPSETEPFFKRPEHPN from the exons ATGGCGCTGCCGcggttgctgctgctgctggagctCGCGTTTTACGCCTGTTGCTTCATCTGCGGAATTATCACCGCCGCCTCCGTAACTCTTTCTcag ggTGATTTTTCAGGGAAGTGTTTGCTGTATGGATCTGTGCGCTTAAACGCCTCAGAAATTGATGTGAGCTGGTCCAGCGCTTCTTCTCTCTGTTACTTTGTGTCAGGCATCTcggtgtgtgtggctgtgttctGCTTCTCCACCACGCTCTACTGGGTTTACTCATGCTGTGTGGATGGAGAGGTCAAAAG AGAGAGAATATGGATGACTTCCTTACTGCTTGTAAGCGCagtcttcctcttcttccttctgGTGACGGGATGCATCCTGAAAGTCGGTCGAGACAAATTTTGTGAATCTGTGATCAAAACGGTGCCCAATATATCCAG gtgtGATGCAGCACAGAGCCAGAAATGGAAAAGCCCTTTGATTGGGTCTAGTTTCTATATCAAACTACTCAATGCTGAG ACGGCAGTGTGGGTGAATTTCTTCAGCTGGATAATAGTAGTTGTTCTGGTAGTGGTCCAGCGTAGATGGGGCTCTGACTACAACACTCGGATAGAGGACCCCGGAGCCAGTCCTTCTGAAACAGAACCCTTCTTCAAACGGCCAGAACACCCCAACTGA
- the LOC113635179 gene encoding transmembrane protein 151A isoform X1: MQDAADGEEPILAGTAREEQRPVKQSLASSLCRESHWKCLLLTLLMYGCFGTLTWCGLCKVPVLTVPVELAATVLENEDQSTTSAAANTYSPDELALDSPCSSGYVYIPLAFLAMLYVVYLVECWHCYSKTAMLAQAEVAEVYERVQRLQQATPCIWWKAISYHYVRRTRQVTRYRNGDAYTTTQVYHERVNTHAASSEFDYARLGVKDVSKELRGLMEHPAVRLRFTKCFSFSSARAEAAYLTQRARFFGENEGLDDYMEAREGMHLKNVDFREHMLAFPDPARQPWYARRKVFWLASALLLSWPLRVVAEYRTAYVHYHVEKLFGDEDDSSRGDGSDNGGINENVNGPGGGCIGSSYRAISRVNTVDMTELEWHIRCNQQMVPSYSEALLMDPGTDGNQGTNPSPPGANSNTGGPTLPVAFASAYLLQSCPRCRRSTSSMSLPSRLRGPTAALLTGTVAGMRASGAGGAAGGPGRLVLSRSGFSLGRLQATRPASLFHSRSVGGGLGGRGEEGNGAGTGGGGFLGLSSRQDEESRGVLMGEGEEEEEQGNQVAREEERERQEEEAEQPEDSNREEGRESERDRPPTYQDAFFFPVLIVHGEESCHSGGDIS; the protein is encoded by the exons ATGCAGGACGCGGCAGACGGAGAGGAGCCCATTCTGGCTGGGACTGCCAGGGAAGAG CAGCGTCCAGTGAAGCAGTCCCTGGCTAGCTCTCTATGTCGAGAGTCACATTGGAAGTGTCTTCTTCTCACGCTGCTTATGTATGGTTGTTTTGGCACACTGACCTGGTGTGGATTATGTAAGGTTCCTGTCCTCACAGTACCTGTAGAGCTTGCAGCTACAGTATTGGAAAATGAAGACCAGTCTACAACTTCAGCTGCTGCTAATACCTACAGCCCTGATGAGTTGGCTCTTGACAGCCCTTGCTCAAGTGGTTATGTCTACATTCCTCTGGCTTTTCTGGCCATGTTATATGTGGTCTACTTGGTGGAGTGCTGGCACTGCTACTCTAAGACTGCCATGCTGGCTCAAGCAGAGGTCGCAGAGGTCTATGAGCGTGTGCAGAGACTTCAGCAGGCTACACCATGCATTTGGTGGAAGGCCATCAGTTACCATTATGTGCGAAGAACCAGACAGGTAACACGCTATCGCAATGGAGATGCATATACCACCACACAGGTCTACCATGAACGGGTCAACACGCATGCAGCCAGTTCAGAGTTTGACTATGCCAGGCTGGGTGTAAAAGATGTCTCAAAGGAGCTAAGGGGCCTTATGGAGCATCCGGCAGTACGTCTGCGCTTTACAAAATGCTTTAGTTTTTCCAGTGCCCGAGCAGAGGCTGCCTACCTCACACAACGTGCACGGTTCTTTGGGGAAAATGAAGGCTTAGATGACTACATGGAGGCACGGGAGGGAATGCACCTGAAGAATGTAGACTTTCGTGAACACATGCTGGCCTTCCCTGACCCCGCTCGGCAGCCCTGGTATGCGCGCAGGAAGGTGTTCTGGCTTGCTTCAGCTTTGCTGCTTTCATGGCCACTTCGTGTTGTGGCAGAATATCGCACTGCATATGTGCATTACCATGTAGAAAAGCTGTTCGGTGATGAAGATGACAGTAGCAGAGGTGACGGAAGTGACAATGGAGGAATCAATGAGAATGTTAATGGACCTGGTGGAGGTTGCATCGGATCGAGCTACCGTGCCATTTCCCGGGTTAACACCGTTGACATGACGGAACTTGAGTGGCACATTCGCTGCAATCAGCAGATGGTTCCCAGTTATTCTGAGGCACTGCTGATGGATCCTGGCACAGATGGTAACCAAGGTACAAACCCCTCTCCCCCTGGGGCAAATTCTAATACTGGAGGTCCTACATTGCCTGTGGCCTTTGCATCAGCCTACCTGCTCCAGAGCTGCCCTCGCTGTCGCCGGTCCACTAGCAGCATGTCACTCCCTTCCAGGCTTAGAGGCCCAACAGCTGCTTTGCTGACTGGCACTGTAGCTGGGATGAGGGCTAGCGGAGCAGGAGGTGCTGCTGGAGGTCCAGGCAGACTTGTTCTGAGCAGAAGTGGCTTTTCATTGGGTCGTCTCCAAGCCACACGTCCCGCATCTCTGTTCCATTCCCGCAGTGTAGGTGGAGGTCTAGGAGGACGAGGGGAGGAGGGGAATGGTGCAGGAACAGGAGGTGGAGGATTTCTTGGTTTGAGCTCAAGGCAAGATGAAGAGAGTAGAGGGGTGTTAATGGGAGAaggggaggaggaagaagaacaaGGAAACCAGGTGGCtagggaggaggagagagaaagacaagaagAGGAAGCAGAGCAACCAGAAGATAGCAAcagggaggaagggagagaaagCGAAAGGGATCGGCCTCCTACATATCAGGATGCTTTTTTCTTCCCCGTTCTTATTGTGCATGGAGAGGAGAGTTGTCATTCAGGAGGGGACATCTCTTAA
- the LOC113635179 gene encoding transmembrane protein 151B isoform X2 → MYGCFGTLTWCGLCKVPVLTVPVELAATVLENEDQSTTSAAANTYSPDELALDSPCSSGYVYIPLAFLAMLYVVYLVECWHCYSKTAMLAQAEVAEVYERVQRLQQATPCIWWKAISYHYVRRTRQVTRYRNGDAYTTTQVYHERVNTHAASSEFDYARLGVKDVSKELRGLMEHPAVRLRFTKCFSFSSARAEAAYLTQRARFFGENEGLDDYMEAREGMHLKNVDFREHMLAFPDPARQPWYARRKVFWLASALLLSWPLRVVAEYRTAYVHYHVEKLFGDEDDSSRGDGSDNGGINENVNGPGGGCIGSSYRAISRVNTVDMTELEWHIRCNQQMVPSYSEALLMDPGTDGNQGTNPSPPGANSNTGGPTLPVAFASAYLLQSCPRCRRSTSSMSLPSRLRGPTAALLTGTVAGMRASGAGGAAGGPGRLVLSRSGFSLGRLQATRPASLFHSRSVGGGLGGRGEEGNGAGTGGGGFLGLSSRQDEESRGVLMGEGEEEEEQGNQVAREEERERQEEEAEQPEDSNREEGRESERDRPPTYQDAFFFPVLIVHGEESCHSGGDIS, encoded by the coding sequence ATGTATGGTTGTTTTGGCACACTGACCTGGTGTGGATTATGTAAGGTTCCTGTCCTCACAGTACCTGTAGAGCTTGCAGCTACAGTATTGGAAAATGAAGACCAGTCTACAACTTCAGCTGCTGCTAATACCTACAGCCCTGATGAGTTGGCTCTTGACAGCCCTTGCTCAAGTGGTTATGTCTACATTCCTCTGGCTTTTCTGGCCATGTTATATGTGGTCTACTTGGTGGAGTGCTGGCACTGCTACTCTAAGACTGCCATGCTGGCTCAAGCAGAGGTCGCAGAGGTCTATGAGCGTGTGCAGAGACTTCAGCAGGCTACACCATGCATTTGGTGGAAGGCCATCAGTTACCATTATGTGCGAAGAACCAGACAGGTAACACGCTATCGCAATGGAGATGCATATACCACCACACAGGTCTACCATGAACGGGTCAACACGCATGCAGCCAGTTCAGAGTTTGACTATGCCAGGCTGGGTGTAAAAGATGTCTCAAAGGAGCTAAGGGGCCTTATGGAGCATCCGGCAGTACGTCTGCGCTTTACAAAATGCTTTAGTTTTTCCAGTGCCCGAGCAGAGGCTGCCTACCTCACACAACGTGCACGGTTCTTTGGGGAAAATGAAGGCTTAGATGACTACATGGAGGCACGGGAGGGAATGCACCTGAAGAATGTAGACTTTCGTGAACACATGCTGGCCTTCCCTGACCCCGCTCGGCAGCCCTGGTATGCGCGCAGGAAGGTGTTCTGGCTTGCTTCAGCTTTGCTGCTTTCATGGCCACTTCGTGTTGTGGCAGAATATCGCACTGCATATGTGCATTACCATGTAGAAAAGCTGTTCGGTGATGAAGATGACAGTAGCAGAGGTGACGGAAGTGACAATGGAGGAATCAATGAGAATGTTAATGGACCTGGTGGAGGTTGCATCGGATCGAGCTACCGTGCCATTTCCCGGGTTAACACCGTTGACATGACGGAACTTGAGTGGCACATTCGCTGCAATCAGCAGATGGTTCCCAGTTATTCTGAGGCACTGCTGATGGATCCTGGCACAGATGGTAACCAAGGTACAAACCCCTCTCCCCCTGGGGCAAATTCTAATACTGGAGGTCCTACATTGCCTGTGGCCTTTGCATCAGCCTACCTGCTCCAGAGCTGCCCTCGCTGTCGCCGGTCCACTAGCAGCATGTCACTCCCTTCCAGGCTTAGAGGCCCAACAGCTGCTTTGCTGACTGGCACTGTAGCTGGGATGAGGGCTAGCGGAGCAGGAGGTGCTGCTGGAGGTCCAGGCAGACTTGTTCTGAGCAGAAGTGGCTTTTCATTGGGTCGTCTCCAAGCCACACGTCCCGCATCTCTGTTCCATTCCCGCAGTGTAGGTGGAGGTCTAGGAGGACGAGGGGAGGAGGGGAATGGTGCAGGAACAGGAGGTGGAGGATTTCTTGGTTTGAGCTCAAGGCAAGATGAAGAGAGTAGAGGGGTGTTAATGGGAGAaggggaggaggaagaagaacaaGGAAACCAGGTGGCtagggaggaggagagagaaagacaagaagAGGAAGCAGAGCAACCAGAAGATAGCAAcagggaggaagggagagaaagCGAAAGGGATCGGCCTCCTACATATCAGGATGCTTTTTTCTTCCCCGTTCTTATTGTGCATGGAGAGGAGAGTTGTCATTCAGGAGGGGACATCTCTTAA